The following coding sequences are from one Anabaena sphaerica FACHB-251 window:
- a CDS encoding acyl-CoA desaturase: MTIATSKPQINWVNTLFFVALHIGAMFALVPSNFSWKAVGVALFLYWVTGGLGITLGYHRLVTHRSFQTPKWLEYVLVIFGTLSCEGGPIEWVGTHRIHHLHSDTENDPHDSNKGFWWSHMGWMIHFAPAHEQVPRFTKDIFDDPVYQFLQKNFIFLQIALGLVLFSLGGWSFVVWGIFARIIWVYHCTWLVNSATHKFGYRTYPESGDNSTNCWWVAILVFGEGWHNNHHAFQYSARHGLEWWEIDMTWMTIQLLQLLGLATNVKLAEKKA, translated from the coding sequence ATGACAATTGCTACTTCTAAACCTCAAATTAACTGGGTTAACACCCTATTTTTCGTTGCACTACACATCGGAGCTATGTTCGCTTTAGTTCCTAGTAACTTTAGCTGGAAAGCTGTCGGTGTTGCTTTATTTCTTTACTGGGTGACTGGCGGTTTAGGCATTACCCTGGGATATCACCGCCTTGTCACCCACCGCAGTTTTCAAACTCCCAAATGGTTGGAGTATGTCCTGGTTATTTTCGGGACATTATCCTGTGAAGGTGGACCTATTGAGTGGGTAGGTACACACCGTATCCATCATCTGCACTCAGATACAGAAAATGATCCCCATGATTCTAATAAAGGTTTCTGGTGGAGTCACATGGGCTGGATGATCCATTTCGCCCCCGCTCACGAACAAGTTCCTCGCTTTACGAAAGATATTTTTGATGACCCAGTTTATCAGTTTTTACAGAAAAATTTCATTTTCTTACAAATTGCCCTGGGCTTGGTACTGTTTTCCTTAGGTGGCTGGTCTTTTGTTGTTTGGGGAATTTTTGCTCGTATCATCTGGGTTTACCACTGTACTTGGTTAGTTAATAGTGCTACCCATAAGTTCGGCTATCGCACATATCCCGAATCTGGTGACAATTCCACTAATTGTTGGTGGGTGGCGATTCTGGTATTTGGTGAAGGCTGGCACAATAATCACCATGCTTTTCAGTATTCAGCCCGTCACGGCTTGGAATGGTGGGAAATTGATATGACTTGGATGACAATTCAATTACTCCAACTGCTAGGTCTAGCTACAAATGTCAAGCTGGCAGAGAAAAAAGCATAA
- a CDS encoding aminotransferase class I/II-fold pyridoxal phosphate-dependent enzyme produces the protein MNSIEKLRQAEQALLEIFSGIDAQVKHNLKRVLDAFRNHRVGSHHFAGVSGYGHDDLGRETLDKVFAEVMGAEAAVVRVQIVSGTHAIACALFGVLRPGDEMLAVVGSPYDTLEEVIGLRGHNQGSLIEFGIKYRQLELTKEGKVDWPALSIAITENTRLVLIQRSCGYSWRPSLSITEIEKIVHIVKQQNPNTVCFVDNCYGEFIDTKEPTHVGADLMAGSLIKNPGGTVVSAGGYIAGRADLVEAAACRLTAPGIGSAGGATFDQNRLLFQGLFLAPQMVGEAMKGTYLTGYVFDKLGYPVNPAPLAPRGDVIQAIKLGSAKKLIAFCKAIQQYSPIGSYLDPIPDDMPGYESQVVMAGGTFIEGSTLELSADGPLREPYIVYCQGGTHWTHVSLALQAAIEAVGEG, from the coding sequence ATGAACAGCATAGAAAAGCTACGGCAAGCAGAACAGGCACTATTAGAGATTTTTTCTGGAATTGACGCTCAGGTCAAGCATAATCTGAAACGGGTACTCGATGCTTTTCGTAATCACCGTGTAGGCTCACACCATTTTGCAGGTGTAAGTGGTTATGGACATGATGATTTAGGAAGAGAAACTTTAGACAAAGTATTTGCCGAAGTGATGGGTGCCGAGGCTGCGGTGGTGCGAGTGCAGATTGTTTCGGGAACTCACGCGATCGCCTGTGCGCTATTTGGTGTACTCCGTCCTGGGGATGAAATGTTAGCAGTAGTCGGTTCTCCCTACGATACATTGGAAGAGGTAATTGGCTTGCGGGGGCATAACCAAGGTTCCCTTATTGAGTTTGGCATAAAATACCGCCAATTGGAACTAACCAAAGAAGGAAAAGTAGATTGGCCAGCTTTAAGCATAGCAATCACCGAAAACACCCGTTTAGTCCTCATTCAGCGTTCCTGCGGATATTCATGGCGGCCTAGCCTATCCATAACCGAAATTGAAAAAATCGTCCACATAGTCAAACAACAAAATCCCAACACCGTTTGTTTTGTAGACAACTGCTACGGAGAATTTATTGACACCAAAGAACCAACCCATGTAGGTGCTGACTTAATGGCAGGTTCATTGATAAAAAATCCTGGTGGAACAGTCGTTAGTGCAGGTGGTTATATAGCCGGACGTGCTGACTTAGTAGAAGCAGCAGCTTGTAGACTAACCGCCCCTGGTATTGGTAGTGCAGGAGGAGCGACCTTCGACCAAAACCGTCTTTTATTCCAAGGCTTATTTTTAGCACCACAGATGGTAGGGGAAGCCATGAAAGGAACCTACCTGACAGGATACGTATTTGACAAACTCGGATATCCAGTTAACCCCGCCCCCCTAGCACCGAGAGGAGATGTGATCCAAGCTATCAAACTCGGTTCAGCCAAAAAGCTAATCGCCTTCTGTAAAGCCATCCAACAGTATTCACCCATTGGTTCTTATCTCGACCCCATACCCGACGATATGCCAGGGTACGAAAGCCAAGTAGTCATGGCTGGGGGGACATTTATCGAGGGGAGTACCTTGGAATTATCAGCCGATGGACCTTTAAGAGAGCCTTATATAGTTTATTGCCAAGGTGGGACGCATTGGACTCATGTATCTTTGGCGTTACAAGCTGCTATTGAGGCTGTAGGAGAAGGTTAA
- a CDS encoding GxxExxY protein, whose amino-acid sequence MNDNEIAKEVVDAAYKIHTSLGPGLLESAYQAILKYELEKRGLQIEAEKAIPVIYDGVHLGDGFRADLIVENKVIVELKSVETLHPVHKKQLFTYLVLADKRLGLLINFGASLIKDGISRVVNNL is encoded by the coding sequence ATGAATGATAATGAAATCGCTAAGGAAGTTGTTGATGCTGCTTACAAGATTCACACCAGCTTGGGTCCTGGGTTGTTGGAATCTGCATATCAGGCAATTCTCAAATATGAGTTAGAAAAGCGGGGATTACAGATAGAAGCGGAAAAAGCTATACCTGTAATTTATGACGGTGTACATCTGGGGGATGGTTTTCGAGCAGATTTGATTGTTGAAAATAAGGTCATTGTTGAACTCAAATCTGTGGAAACTCTACATCCTGTACACAAAAAGCAACTCTTCACTTATCTAGTTCTGGCTGATAAACGCCTTGGCTTACTCATCAACTTCGGTGCATCCCTGATCAAAGACGGAATCTCCCGCGTTGTCAACAACTTGTAA
- a CDS encoding Coenzyme F420 hydrogenase/dehydrogenase, beta subunit C-terminal domain → MTSIDTNKHKKAKALKPGSVRPAKELCSECGLCDTYYIHYVKEACAFITQRIDELETSTHNRPRNLEDENELYFGVHQEMIAARKQQPIEGAQWTGIVSTIAIAMLNRGLVEGVVCVQNTKEDRFQPMPIIARTPEEILAAKVNKPTLSPNLSVLEEIEKSGMKRLLVIGVGCQIQALRAVEKKLGLEKLYVLGTPCVDNVTRAGLQKFLETTSRSPETVVSYEFMQDFRVHFKHEDGSEEKVPFFGLKTNVLKDIFAPSCMSCFDYVNSLADIVVGYMGAPYPWQWIVVRNDTGKEMLELVKDQLDNQPVISEGNRKPAVQQGIKAYDDAVTLPMWVAQLMGVVIDKIGPKGLEYGRFSIDSHFARNYLYVKRNHPEKLEAHVPEFAKRIVGQYKLPE, encoded by the coding sequence ATGACATCCATAGACACCAACAAACACAAAAAAGCCAAAGCCCTCAAACCCGGAAGCGTGCGCCCCGCCAAAGAACTATGTAGCGAATGCGGACTATGCGACACCTACTATATCCACTACGTCAAAGAAGCGTGCGCCTTCATCACCCAAAGAATAGACGAACTAGAAACCAGCACCCATAACCGCCCCCGCAACCTAGAAGACGAAAATGAACTCTATTTTGGCGTACATCAAGAAATGATAGCCGCCCGCAAACAACAACCCATCGAAGGCGCACAATGGACAGGAATAGTCAGCACCATCGCCATAGCAATGCTTAACCGGGGTTTAGTTGAAGGAGTCGTCTGTGTACAAAACACCAAAGAAGACCGCTTTCAACCCATGCCCATCATCGCCCGCACCCCCGAAGAAATACTAGCAGCCAAAGTAAATAAACCTACCCTATCCCCTAACCTCTCCGTATTAGAAGAAATCGAAAAATCAGGAATGAAACGGTTATTAGTCATCGGAGTAGGATGTCAAATACAAGCATTACGCGCCGTCGAGAAAAAACTCGGACTAGAAAAACTCTATGTACTCGGAACACCCTGCGTAGATAACGTTACCCGCGCCGGACTGCAAAAATTCCTAGAAACCACCAGCAGATCCCCCGAAACAGTAGTTAGTTACGAATTTATGCAAGACTTCCGGGTACACTTCAAACACGAAGACGGATCAGAAGAAAAAGTACCCTTCTTTGGCTTAAAAACCAACGTATTAAAAGACATCTTTGCCCCATCATGTATGAGTTGCTTTGATTACGTCAACTCCCTCGCTGATATCGTCGTCGGGTATATGGGCGCACCCTACCCCTGGCAATGGATAGTGGTGAGAAATGATACCGGGAAAGAAATGTTAGAACTCGTCAAAGATCAACTAGACAACCAACCTGTGATATCAGAAGGCAACCGTAAACCCGCAGTACAACAGGGTATAAAAGCCTATGATGATGCGGTGACATTACCGATGTGGGTAGCGCAATTAATGGGAGTAGTGATAGATAAAATTGGACCCAAAGGTTTAGAATACGGAAGATTTTCCATAGATTCCCACTTTGCGAGAAATTATTTATACGTCAAGCGGAATCATCCAGAGAAATTAGAAGCTCATGTACCGGAGTTTGCCAAGCGGATCGTGGGACAGTATAAATTACCGGAATAA
- a CDS encoding PspA/IM30 family protein, with the protein MSQLFHRLNRLIKSEINYSQTKMNVPKYQEFTTDFSLLEGNDLNVTTVPLSITNALTGVKLYEAIIFIVEGENSVSIDSSYNFGVTTLNSLIAQGITLAEILDLAIEDMEQELASTREATVSAMSIEKINIKKYNEADAEFKKWQYRTDLAIEKGNDYLAAEALKRQKFFFVKVNNLKVAIKEQMILSNCLKLSLFALSNKVAEAKTFRDNIANFEEQEVSEIKIMESDDFADDLKILKRQLDQL; encoded by the coding sequence ATGAGTCAACTTTTTCATCGCCTTAATAGACTCATTAAATCTGAGATAAATTATTCTCAAACTAAAATGAATGTTCCTAAATATCAAGAATTTACAACAGATTTTTCATTATTAGAAGGTAATGATTTGAATGTAACAACTGTTCCTCTCAGTATTACTAATGCGTTGACTGGAGTTAAGTTATATGAAGCAATAATATTTATAGTTGAAGGTGAAAATTCTGTATCTATTGATTCGAGTTATAACTTTGGTGTTACTACTTTAAATAGTTTAATTGCACAAGGAATTACTCTGGCAGAAATTTTAGATTTAGCTATTGAAGATATGGAACAAGAATTAGCAAGCACCCGTGAAGCTACTGTTTCGGCTATGTCTATAGAAAAAATTAATATAAAAAAGTATAATGAAGCTGACGCAGAGTTTAAAAAATGGCAATATAGAACTGATTTAGCTATTGAAAAAGGTAATGATTATTTGGCAGCAGAGGCGTTAAAACGTCAAAAGTTTTTCTTTGTTAAGGTTAATAATTTAAAGGTTGCTATCAAAGAACAGATGATTTTATCGAATTGTTTAAAGCTGAGTTTATTTGCTTTGTCTAATAAAGTTGCTGAAGCTAAGACTTTTCGAGATAATATTGCTAATTTTGAAGAACAGGAAGTATCGGAGATTAAGATAATGGAATCAGATGATTTCGCTGATGATTTAAAAATATTAAAAAGACAATTGGATCAATTATAA
- a CDS encoding cobalt-precorrin-6A reductase, with product MLRVLILGGTGDAAELTASINKITTIEAIASLAGRTREPVAPVGNVRVGGFGGVTGLVEYLQHQKIDVLIDATHPFANHISWNAAAAATETGIPRLLVNRPPWEQQPDDIWIEVENNTEAAAALENQALENQIKRVFLTIGRQEISAFSHLQEIWFLMRMIDPPNADVVIPPGLMLFDRGPFSLKDEREILTKYNIDTIVSKNSGGNATYPKIIAAREMGIKVVMVKRPPVPPGEQVADVESAVKWLLEKSRI from the coding sequence ATGCTTCGCGTTTTGATTCTCGGTGGTACTGGTGATGCAGCAGAATTGACTGCAAGTATAAATAAAATTACCACAATTGAGGCGATCGCATCTTTAGCCGGTCGTACCCGTGAACCTGTTGCACCTGTTGGTAATGTTCGCGTTGGTGGTTTTGGTGGTGTAACTGGTTTAGTTGAATATTTACAACATCAAAAAATAGATGTGTTAATTGATGCCACTCATCCTTTTGCTAATCATATCTCTTGGAATGCGGCCGCAGCAGCAACAGAAACGGGTATTCCTAGATTATTAGTAAATCGTCCCCCTTGGGAACAACAACCGGATGATATTTGGATTGAAGTAGAAAATAATACAGAAGCAGCAGCAGCTTTAGAAAATCAAGCTTTAGAAAATCAAATAAAAAGGGTTTTTTTAACTATTGGTAGACAAGAAATATCTGCTTTTTCCCATTTACAGGAAATCTGGTTTTTAATGCGAATGATAGATCCACCAAATGCAGATGTGGTGATACCTCCTGGTTTAATGTTATTTGATAGAGGACCCTTTTCTTTAAAGGATGAAAGAGAAATTTTAACTAAATATAATATAGATACTATTGTGAGTAAAAACAGCGGTGGAAATGCCACATATCCTAAAATTATTGCAGCGCGAGAAATGGGAATAAAAGTGGTGATGGTGAAACGTCCACCTGTACCACCAGGAGAACAAGTTGCAGATGTGGAAAGTGCGGTAAAATGGTTGTTAGAAAAGTCGAGGATTTGA
- a CDS encoding DUF1636 domain-containing protein produces MTAANISPISLTSNAGVTAHSLFVCKTCASVWQDGKRIGESGGQKLLQQIQELAQNWDLRDEFPIEEVECMSACNRSCVVAFAGQGKLTYLFGDLPVDGCAEAVLECASKYYNRPDGVLPWSERPEPLKKGILARIPSL; encoded by the coding sequence ATGACTGCTGCTAATATTTCTCCCATTTCTCTAACCAGTAACGCTGGTGTAACTGCTCATAGTTTATTTGTGTGTAAAACCTGCGCTAGTGTTTGGCAAGATGGTAAGCGTATCGGTGAAAGTGGTGGTCAAAAACTATTACAACAAATACAGGAACTGGCGCAAAATTGGGATTTACGGGATGAGTTCCCTATTGAAGAAGTTGAATGTATGAGTGCTTGTAACCGTTCCTGTGTGGTAGCTTTTGCTGGTCAAGGTAAGCTAACTTATCTATTCGGTGATTTGCCGGTTGATGGTTGTGCTGAGGCAGTGCTGGAATGTGCAAGTAAATACTACAATAGGCCTGATGGTGTTTTACCTTGGTCAGAACGTCCTGAACCTTTGAAAAAAGGGATTTTAGCCAGAATTCCCAGTTTATAG
- a CDS encoding response regulator, protein MKNKRVLIIDDEPGIRQIVQISLKAIAGWEVLLAASGLEGITMAIAELPDAILLDLMMPEMDGIATFEQMQTNPVLQSIPTILLTAKAQTTEQCQFTELPITGVISKPFKAPDLVKQMRSLLNW, encoded by the coding sequence ATGAAAAATAAACGGGTTTTAATTATTGATGATGAGCCAGGTATTCGTCAGATTGTGCAGATTTCTCTTAAAGCTATTGCTGGCTGGGAAGTGTTGCTTGCGGCTTCTGGACTAGAAGGAATAACTATGGCGATCGCAGAACTTCCTGATGCTATTCTCTTGGATTTGATGATGCCCGAAATGGATGGAATTGCTACGTTTGAACAAATGCAAACCAATCCTGTATTGCAATCTATACCAACCATTTTACTTACTGCCAAAGCTCAGACCACTGAACAATGTCAATTTACAGAACTCCCTATTACTGGAGTCATTAGCAAACCCTTCAAAGCCCCGGATTTAGTCAAGCAAATGCGATCGCTTCTCAACTGGTAG
- a CDS encoding PAS domain-containing protein, with translation MNDHHKTKTQLITELEALRAEVAALKEDRLSRRNLETLEAVEPRQYTILIVDDSETDRFTYHRYLSQNHPHIYKIVEFDNGEEALLWCQNQLPDVMLIDYFLPDMDGLEFLQELRQQTDKDRIPVIMITGQGNTEVAVDLFKSGAQDYLDKNHINAENLHQAITNVVRQTQLIQQQEWQQQRQQLITKTALSIRNSLKIDDILQTTVTEIRAILESDRIIIYQFQADGTGLVIKESAADQAFSILNWVIKEECFPEMWIEPYRQGKNRTIDDVNTDPSLTECHREFLTSLMIRANLIVPIIQGENLWGLLIAHECTAPRNWTTADVEFMNQLAIQVGIAIQQASLIEKLQTELAQRKRVEVELQQLNIQLEQRVAERTAQLAQANDQLQIELLQRDQLERELRNREKLLDGFFYAASQANVGLSIVDTNLRFLKINQALAAINGYSIEAHLGKSSMELLPEISSEILPILQTVLDTKQPIANLEISGIVPSQPQVIRYWLVSYFPILGETGNPIALGTIVIEISDRKRLELEREKLIGIIEATSDIISTVRFDTQKIEYINKAGRRLLNLADDAPIDHISIADIHPQWSLKIIQNQGIPAAVRYGVWVGETALINHQGREVPISQVLIAQTFDSNHTQYLSTIARDITQQKQSEAALKESDRRWKSLLDNVQLVVIGLDANGNVEYANPFFLQLTDYTETEILGNNWFNNFLPPNQNHLMETTFLEVIEKNCYPHYQNPILTKSGEERMISWSNTLLRDVEGNPIGTISIGEDITERYRLERIKAEFIAVVSHELRTPLTSMQAGLSLLHDKIIDANSPEGEATIEIATEGVDRLVRLVNDILDLERLESGKINLEKSVFNTIDLINTAIAQMQDMAILAGIILNATPSSYQVDADPDRLLQVIINLLSNAIKFSPPRSNVWLTVEVKGRGAGEQGSRGAGEQGSRGAEGELSTQQIPYLLFTVKDQGRGIPINSLESIFDRFHQVDASDSRSKGGTGLGLAICRNIVEQHGGTIWAESVLGEGSTFYFTLPIEEVSNEK, from the coding sequence ATGAATGATCATCACAAAACAAAAACACAACTAATTACTGAATTAGAAGCATTACGAGCAGAAGTAGCAGCACTAAAAGAAGATCGACTGAGTAGGAGAAATCTTGAAACTCTTGAGGCTGTTGAACCAAGGCAATATACTATTTTGATCGTAGATGATTCAGAAACTGATCGCTTCACTTACCACCGATATCTTAGCCAAAATCACCCTCATATTTACAAAATTGTCGAGTTTGATAATGGGGAAGAAGCTTTGCTTTGGTGTCAAAATCAGCTACCAGATGTGATGCTGATTGACTACTTTTTACCCGATATGGATGGGTTAGAGTTTTTGCAGGAATTACGGCAACAGACAGATAAAGATAGAATTCCCGTTATTATGATTACGGGACAAGGTAACACAGAAGTAGCTGTTGATTTATTCAAAAGTGGCGCACAGGATTATTTAGATAAAAACCACATTAATGCTGAAAATTTACATCAAGCTATTACCAATGTTGTACGCCAAACCCAACTGATTCAACAACAGGAATGGCAACAACAGCGACAACAACTGATTACCAAAACTGCACTTTCTATTCGTAATAGTCTCAAGATAGATGATATTCTGCAAACTACAGTTACAGAAATTAGAGCTATTCTAGAGAGCGATCGCATAATTATCTATCAATTTCAAGCCGATGGTACTGGCTTAGTGATCAAAGAATCTGCTGCTGATCAAGCTTTTTCCATTCTCAACTGGGTAATTAAAGAAGAATGCTTTCCTGAAATGTGGATAGAACCCTACCGACAGGGAAAAAATAGAACTATTGATGACGTAAATACAGATCCCAGTTTAACAGAATGCCATCGAGAATTTTTAACCTCTTTGATGATTCGGGCAAATTTAATAGTTCCCATTATCCAAGGAGAAAACCTCTGGGGATTACTTATTGCCCATGAGTGTACAGCCCCCCGTAATTGGACAACTGCCGATGTAGAATTTATGAATCAATTGGCAATTCAGGTGGGTATTGCTATTCAACAAGCATCATTAATAGAAAAGCTACAAACAGAACTAGCACAACGCAAACGAGTAGAAGTAGAACTGCAACAATTGAATATACAATTAGAACAGCGAGTTGCAGAACGCACAGCACAACTAGCTCAGGCGAATGATCAACTACAAATAGAACTGTTACAGCGAGATCAGTTGGAGCGAGAATTAAGAAATCGAGAAAAATTATTAGATGGATTTTTCTATGCTGCCAGCCAAGCAAATGTAGGATTGTCAATAGTTGATACTAACCTCCGTTTTTTAAAGATTAATCAAGCATTAGCAGCAATCAACGGCTATTCCATTGAGGCACATCTGGGAAAATCATCTATGGAGTTGTTACCAGAGATTTCATCAGAAATTTTACCTATCTTACAAACTGTTCTGGATACAAAACAACCAATTGCTAACTTAGAAATTAGTGGTATAGTTCCTAGTCAGCCGCAAGTGATCCGTTATTGGCTTGTATCTTACTTTCCGATTTTGGGAGAAACGGGAAATCCTATCGCATTGGGTACTATTGTTATTGAAATTAGCGATCGCAAACGCCTAGAACTAGAGCGGGAAAAACTGATTGGGATTATCGAAGCTACTTCCGATATTATTAGTACAGTTCGATTTGACACCCAAAAAATAGAATATATTAATAAAGCTGGTCGTCGTCTTTTAAATTTAGCTGATGATGCACCAATTGATCACATTTCTATTGCCGATATCCATCCCCAGTGGTCTTTAAAAATTATTCAAAATCAGGGCATTCCAGCCGCAGTTAGATATGGCGTTTGGGTAGGAGAAACAGCTTTGATCAACCATCAAGGGCGAGAAGTTCCTATTTCCCAAGTGCTGATTGCTCAAACTTTTGATAGCAATCACACACAATATCTATCTACCATCGCTCGTGATATTACCCAACAAAAGCAAAGTGAAGCCGCTCTGAAAGAATCAGATCGACGCTGGAAATCACTCCTAGATAATGTGCAGTTAGTAGTAATTGGTTTAGATGCTAATGGTAATGTCGAGTATGCCAATCCTTTCTTTTTGCAACTCACCGACTATACCGAAACAGAAATTTTAGGCAACAACTGGTTTAATAATTTCTTACCTCCAAATCAAAATCATCTAATGGAAACTACCTTTCTAGAGGTAATAGAAAAGAATTGTTATCCTCACTATCAAAATCCCATTTTAACTAAATCAGGTGAAGAACGGATGATTTCCTGGAGTAACACTTTATTGAGAGATGTAGAAGGAAATCCCATCGGTACTATTAGCATTGGTGAAGACATTACCGAGCGTTATAGACTAGAACGAATAAAAGCTGAGTTTATCGCTGTCGTCAGCCATGAATTGCGAACTCCTTTAACTTCTATGCAAGCAGGACTGAGTTTACTCCATGACAAAATAATAGATGCCAATTCTCCAGAAGGCGAAGCTACTATCGAAATCGCTACAGAAGGCGTAGATCGTCTAGTCCGCCTCGTTAATGATATTCTTGATTTAGAACGCTTAGAATCTGGCAAAATCAATCTCGAAAAATCTGTTTTTAACACTATTGATTTAATTAATACTGCCATTGCTCAAATGCAAGATATGGCAATTCTCGCTGGTATCATCCTTAATGCTACGCCCTCATCCTACCAAGTTGATGCTGACCCAGATCGTCTATTGCAAGTCATTATTAATCTTCTCAGCAATGCTATTAAATTTTCTCCTCCTCGCTCAAATGTCTGGTTAACAGTAGAGGTAAAAGGCAGGGGAGCAGGGGAGCAGGGGAGCAGGGGAGCAGGGGAGCAGGGGAGCAGAGGAGCAGAAGGAGAACTTAGCACTCAACAAATTCCCTATTTACTTTTTACAGTCAAAGATCAGGGAAGAGGTATTCCAATTAACAGCTTAGAAAGTATTTTTGATCGTTTCCATCAAGTAGATGCTTCTGACTCGCGCTCTAAAGGTGGAACTGGTCTAGGACTGGCTATTTGCCGTAATATTGTGGAACAGCACGGTGGTACTATCTGGGCAGAAAGTGTTTTGGGAGAGGGCAGCACTTTTTACTTTACTCTGCCAATTGAGGAGGTTAGCAATGAAAAATAA
- a CDS encoding four helix bundle protein — translation MEKEAIKNHQDLRVYQMAFDAAMKIFELTKKFPVEERFSLTDQIRRSSRSVCANLAEAWRKRRYEAAFVAKLNDCEAESAETQTWIEFAVKCKYLDVESGRELYRIYNQILGSLVNMITNPSPWLMKR, via the coding sequence ATGGAAAAAGAAGCAATTAAAAATCATCAAGACTTGAGAGTTTATCAAATGGCATTTGATGCAGCAATGAAAATCTTTGAACTCACCAAAAAGTTTCCTGTTGAGGAACGCTTTTCATTAACTGATCAGATTCGTCGGTCATCACGTTCTGTTTGTGCAAATCTGGCAGAAGCTTGGAGAAAACGTAGATATGAGGCAGCTTTTGTGGCTAAATTGAATGATTGTGAGGCAGAATCTGCTGAAACTCAGACTTGGATTGAATTTGCTGTTAAGTGCAAATATTTGGATGTTGAATCAGGTCGAGAACTATATAGAATTTACAATCAAATCTTAGGCAGTTTAGTCAATATGATTACTAACCCCTCACCTTGGTTAATGAAACGTTGA
- a CDS encoding response regulator, whose amino-acid sequence MNSEDKSINILVIEDSDEDFESFKRIMKSLNFTKPIYRCSDGDTALEFLFQEGDYIEPEIAPRPHLILLDLNLPGTDGREVLEAVKNHEELKSIPIVVFTTSSNQKDVKFCYQTGVNNYILKPMGASALTETVNILMRYWFEFSILPE is encoded by the coding sequence ATGAACAGTGAGGATAAATCTATAAATATATTAGTGATAGAAGATAGCGATGAAGATTTTGAATCTTTCAAACGGATTATGAAATCTTTAAATTTTACTAAACCCATTTATCGCTGTAGTGATGGGGATACAGCCTTAGAGTTTTTATTTCAAGAAGGTGATTATATTGAACCAGAAATAGCCCCGCGTCCTCATTTAATTCTTTTAGATTTAAATTTACCTGGAACCGATGGCAGAGAAGTATTAGAAGCTGTCAAAAACCATGAAGAATTAAAATCAATTCCCATTGTTGTGTTTACCACATCTTCTAATCAAAAAGACGTAAAATTTTGTTATCAAACAGGGGTAAACAACTATATCTTAAAACCAATGGGCGCATCAGCTTTAACAGAGACAGTCAATATTTTAATGCGATATTGGTTTGAATTTTCTATTTTACCTGAATAG